A region of Micromonospora chokoriensis DNA encodes the following proteins:
- a CDS encoding NUDIX domain-containing protein, which translates to MTGRRDYYHDPQAPAANSLVPGAAALVTDVQGRVLLQRRTDSGNWALPGGAMDIGETLQQCAVREVKEETGLDVEITGLLGIYTDPAHVIAYADGEVRQEFTVTYLARVTDGTLTVSDESTEVRFIHPTDFDHIPIHDTVRLRLHHHAQRRDTPYLG; encoded by the coding sequence GTGACCGGCCGGCGCGACTACTACCACGACCCCCAGGCACCCGCCGCGAACAGCCTCGTCCCCGGCGCCGCCGCCCTCGTCACCGACGTGCAAGGCCGCGTCCTGCTGCAACGGCGCACCGACTCTGGCAACTGGGCACTACCCGGCGGCGCCATGGACATCGGCGAAACCCTTCAACAGTGCGCCGTCCGTGAGGTCAAGGAAGAGACCGGCCTTGACGTCGAGATCACCGGCCTGCTCGGCATCTACACCGACCCGGCGCACGTCATCGCATACGCCGACGGTGAGGTGCGGCAGGAGTTCACCGTGACCTACCTCGCGCGAGTCACCGACGGCACGCTGACCGTTAGCGACGAGTCCACCGAGGTCCGCTTCATCCACCCCACCGACTTCGACCACATCCCCATCCACGACACCGTCCGCCTCCGCCTCCACCACCACGCCCAGCGCCGCGACACCCCCTACCTCGGATAA
- a CDS encoding RHS repeat-associated core domain-containing protein — protein MRGIGLLSRRWHGRRTSTEQGRRARTAMVLFLSTTLVATSVPAPAWAVPGAGMSREDTQVQLPDIPKTKQVGQDGEAETALLTADEVPVVPYKPGAVKPWQQDSGVVDLTGVEPGVTKQVDDLPVSLGVPEGGDPAALAGTWTVDLAAPEASQAASVSGLIMKISPPATADPAAEVALDVNYSEFADLYGPLAADRFGVMLLPDCVFDAPDSGDCATAGSSGMTASAPATASARTVPSEVTLVPTKKASARIAATADEPMQRVVSGKVPVGALLAAQGAGSGPGARAAAAEGSSVVGVLDTGASAAGDFTATPLLSSGSWAAGSSSGAFTYSYQVQTPETAAGLMPKVALSYSSQSVDGRTSATNNQASWIGDGWDYSAGAITRSYASCREDSKKPGANNSSHRTADLCWGSKNNATLSLAGMTTELVWDEGKKAWFTANGDGSKVELVKDTSLANGDADGEYWIVTTRDGTRYHFGRNRLPGWSDRGSAADDPVTNSVLTVPVYGNHSDEDCYKAGNWAGSVCTQAWRWSLDYVEDIHGNAMSLWWERETNHYARNFNFKDPVSYDRGGYLTRIDYGQRRDTLFSEAPLARIAFSVAERCFAEGSLTCTDENFASAKPDKYRIWYDTPADLRCAAGQKCWNASPSFFTRKRLDKITTSAQRTSAKTLQTVDEYQLKQSFPILKTGPNTALWLESITRTGHGRNNDKIALNAVRFESNTEEMPNRVKRDNRPGFARLRIARVINEYGGETVINYKAPVGDCDKGTGLPGKSDTAALKANDRFCYPAFWHPDPAVEDIDWFQKYVVDSVEELPNLDGAFTTTTRYAYGTPAWRLAEQEFTKKSTRTYSQFAGVDQVTVYTGADDPDIGSKRTKSVTRYFRGLGDNVSVRDVTEAEIAKDREAFAGRVAEELTYADAGDADTNWLTRSVTYPAAQELASRTRDDGLSPLKAWRVTEPRQASYTRSSGTGDDTRTLRTVETRTKFDEDSGLPELIESLGDTDKTGDESCTEVHYLNREDKNLIGLTKQIRTSPTTCADATFDDLKTLSSAGRVAYDGQAYDVALGASTRGLATQTWSLKGDGTGFQPDGTTGFDAIGRVVSNTDPDGKTSKITYTPSTGQATSVTEENSLGHKQTRELDPGRAVTVKTTDLNNRVSEAKYDALGRLVEAWGPGRTPSSAAVPDFRAQYVVPAGKPPVITTFSRGHENRIQTSVTIYDGLGRERQTQEEATGGGRLITDTEYNSSGEVWRTNNAYLANGSPGGQLFTPFVDPDNPGPVPNATLYTYDGLGRVTQELPVLNGVEQPNRATRYVYGADHSTVVNPAGATSYRMFTDALGRTTRVDTFTNSARTEFTSMRYQHDARGQLAQATHSASPTRPWTWTYDQRGRMDSSTDPDSGTTRITYDHRDRQLTSTNARGVTVWNGYDQLSRPTSQRLGSSTGTLLGEFTYDTVANGKGLPASATRYTDGLPYTQRVNSYSDDYQPTSTTLTLPQSIADTWGLRTSYTYDSTYTDTGLPESSTLPAVGSLPSEKLLVRYTKDGLPLSVSGNNWYGAETVYSPYGQVLRSTLGAQPYRVWTMASYDDASGALNSQQVYREQTGDKSIVGGNLVSNRSYAYDDAGNVLAIREEATGIEERQCFQYALGRLKTAWTAKNQALCSPGPVNTDGTLNVAAGTDKSGYWQEYEYDLLGNRTKLVEKDLTGATAKDATTTYTYGKADGSQPRTLTKATKNYLTPAGAAITAAAERLYELTGETKSVTSLQNGDQQTLSWTYDGQVERIAGEGTKGRSPYVGLADKCLDLSNGLAVPNQPLMLYPCNESPAQKWAFAATPNQSNPNLGTLAAYDTWCVQPAANTAGSVFAVQSCTGAAGQQVERLSTGQLKHTASGLCVAVKDAATADGTPIVLAACATVPAQQWEAQDETRHIYGPGGTRLLTIQQRQATLNLGEAQLTVQRGGVQVSVQRSYAVPGGTVVRYANRAVAGSHLLALAGDHQGSTYAEVGMYDTAMPVRIRKQDPFGNQRGSAPLAVNMQNNTGFLGAVRDDASGFTPLGARLYDPTVGRFLSADPVLDLADPAQSNGYAYAHNNPVTHSDPSGLSVALTASETAAALAGAGLSAAMVSQAQANMGRSLMSVVLDSAWYILKEFIGINDAMNCFGGDMWACGSLIIGAIPWAKLGKIPAVMRAVNRTIDAIQAWRAAKRAAEAVLAAARAAETAALNAKKLAIERAKKAAQAAKKKAADKVNTTSNKATQASKKTGNPVQKQAQAKGNPKGSSAGSSGAGKSGGNKSSGGAGKGDAKPGGASGASGRSSGGTSGGGGAGKPDGECLTNSFVPGTKVLMADGSTKPIEDVEPGDKVQVTDPETGRVEVETVTAAITGEGVKNLVKVTIDTDGEQGSDTAEVTATDGHPFWVPELNEWVDATDLRTGQMLRTSAGTLVQITAIERWTTEWATVHNLTVANIHTYYVIAGDAPVLVHNCRGKATVRWDEDMEHATIRVEGGGRSLETEQVIPGWDGVGSPNGLPTTGARAESLGPNVIERTFDVPDVGAAMRAQQSSIGADLGGYDGIHNSCVTYCVSILRAGGVDIPAGARGMVALKRTLG, from the coding sequence ATGCGTGGTATCGGGTTGCTGTCCCGGCGGTGGCATGGCCGACGGACCTCGACGGAGCAGGGGCGTCGTGCCCGTACGGCGATGGTGCTGTTCCTGTCCACGACGCTCGTCGCGACATCCGTGCCCGCGCCGGCCTGGGCGGTGCCCGGTGCCGGCATGAGCCGCGAGGACACCCAGGTCCAACTGCCCGACATCCCGAAGACCAAGCAGGTCGGTCAGGACGGGGAAGCCGAGACCGCCCTACTCACCGCCGACGAGGTGCCGGTCGTCCCGTACAAGCCCGGTGCCGTCAAGCCGTGGCAGCAGGACTCCGGCGTCGTGGACCTGACCGGCGTCGAGCCCGGCGTGACCAAGCAGGTCGACGATCTGCCCGTCTCGCTCGGCGTACCGGAGGGTGGTGACCCCGCCGCCCTCGCCGGCACCTGGACCGTCGACCTTGCCGCCCCCGAGGCGTCCCAGGCCGCCAGCGTGTCGGGCCTGATCATGAAGATCAGTCCGCCGGCGACCGCCGACCCGGCCGCCGAGGTCGCCCTCGACGTCAACTACTCCGAGTTCGCCGACCTGTACGGGCCGCTGGCCGCCGACCGCTTCGGCGTCATGCTGCTGCCCGACTGCGTCTTCGACGCCCCCGACTCCGGGGACTGCGCCACCGCCGGCAGCAGCGGGATGACGGCGTCCGCGCCCGCCACGGCGAGCGCCCGGACGGTGCCCAGCGAGGTGACGCTGGTGCCGACCAAGAAGGCGTCGGCACGCATCGCGGCCACCGCGGACGAGCCGATGCAGCGGGTGGTCTCGGGCAAGGTGCCCGTGGGCGCGTTGCTCGCGGCGCAGGGTGCGGGCAGCGGCCCGGGTGCCCGCGCTGCCGCGGCGGAAGGGTCGAGCGTCGTCGGGGTGCTGGACACCGGAGCGTCTGCGGCGGGCGACTTCACCGCCACGCCCCTGCTGTCCTCCGGCTCCTGGGCCGCTGGTTCGTCGTCCGGGGCGTTCACCTACTCGTACCAGGTCCAGACCCCCGAGACGGCCGCCGGCCTGATGCCGAAGGTCGCCCTGTCGTACTCCTCGCAGTCGGTGGACGGCCGCACCTCCGCCACCAACAACCAGGCCTCCTGGATCGGCGACGGCTGGGACTACAGCGCGGGCGCGATCACCCGCAGCTACGCCAGTTGCCGGGAGGACTCGAAGAAGCCCGGCGCGAACAACTCCTCGCACCGGACCGCCGACCTCTGCTGGGGCTCGAAGAACAACGCCACCCTGTCGCTCGCCGGCATGACCACCGAGCTGGTCTGGGACGAGGGCAAGAAGGCCTGGTTCACCGCCAACGGTGACGGTTCCAAGGTCGAGTTGGTGAAGGACACCAGCCTGGCGAACGGCGACGCCGACGGCGAGTACTGGATCGTCACCACGCGGGACGGCACCCGCTACCACTTCGGTCGCAACCGCCTGCCGGGCTGGTCCGACCGGGGCAGCGCCGCCGACGACCCGGTCACCAACTCGGTGCTTACCGTGCCGGTGTACGGCAACCACTCCGACGAGGACTGCTACAAGGCGGGCAACTGGGCCGGCTCGGTCTGCACCCAGGCATGGCGGTGGTCCCTCGACTACGTCGAGGACATCCACGGCAACGCGATGAGCCTCTGGTGGGAACGCGAGACGAACCACTACGCCCGGAACTTCAACTTCAAGGACCCGGTCAGCTACGACCGGGGTGGCTACCTGACCCGCATCGACTACGGGCAGCGCCGGGACACCCTCTTCTCGGAGGCGCCGCTGGCGCGGATCGCCTTCAGCGTGGCGGAGCGCTGCTTCGCCGAGGGCTCCCTCACCTGCACCGATGAGAACTTCGCCAGCGCCAAGCCGGACAAGTACCGGATCTGGTACGACACCCCGGCCGACCTGCGCTGTGCCGCCGGCCAGAAGTGTTGGAACGCCTCGCCGTCCTTCTTCACCCGTAAGCGCCTCGACAAAATCACCACCTCGGCGCAGCGGACGTCGGCGAAGACCCTCCAGACCGTTGACGAGTACCAGCTCAAGCAGTCGTTCCCGATCCTGAAGACCGGCCCCAACACCGCCCTGTGGCTGGAGTCGATCACCCGCACCGGCCACGGCAGGAACAACGACAAGATCGCGCTCAACGCGGTGCGCTTCGAATCCAACACCGAGGAGATGCCGAACCGCGTCAAGCGGGACAACCGCCCCGGCTTCGCCCGGCTGCGTATCGCCCGGGTCATCAACGAGTACGGCGGCGAGACCGTCATCAACTACAAGGCGCCGGTGGGCGACTGCGACAAGGGCACCGGCCTGCCCGGCAAGAGCGACACCGCGGCGCTGAAGGCCAACGACCGGTTCTGCTACCCGGCCTTCTGGCATCCGGACCCGGCCGTCGAGGACATCGACTGGTTCCAGAAGTACGTCGTCGACAGCGTCGAGGAACTCCCCAACCTGGACGGCGCGTTCACCACGACCACCCGGTACGCGTACGGCACGCCGGCCTGGCGGCTCGCCGAACAGGAGTTCACCAAGAAGTCGACCCGCACGTACTCCCAGTTCGCCGGGGTCGACCAGGTCACCGTCTACACCGGCGCGGACGATCCCGACATCGGCAGCAAGCGGACCAAGTCCGTCACCCGGTACTTCCGGGGCCTGGGTGACAACGTCTCCGTCCGGGACGTGACCGAGGCCGAGATCGCCAAGGACCGGGAGGCCTTCGCCGGCCGGGTCGCCGAGGAGTTGACGTACGCCGACGCCGGCGACGCCGACACCAACTGGCTCACCCGCAGCGTCACGTACCCCGCCGCGCAGGAACTCGCGTCCCGCACCCGCGACGACGGGCTCAGCCCGCTGAAGGCCTGGCGGGTCACGGAGCCTCGGCAGGCCTCGTACACCCGGTCCTCCGGCACCGGCGACGACACCCGGACCCTGCGGACCGTCGAGACGAGGACGAAGTTCGACGAGGACTCCGGCCTGCCGGAACTCATCGAGTCGCTTGGTGACACCGACAAGACCGGCGACGAGTCGTGCACCGAGGTGCACTACCTCAACCGTGAGGACAAGAACCTCATCGGGCTGACCAAGCAGATCCGGACCAGCCCGACGACCTGCGCCGACGCGACCTTCGACGACCTGAAGACGCTCAGCTCCGCCGGCCGGGTCGCCTACGACGGCCAGGCGTACGACGTCGCCCTGGGCGCGTCGACCCGCGGCCTGGCCACCCAGACCTGGTCGCTGAAGGGCGACGGCACGGGCTTCCAGCCCGACGGCACCACCGGCTTCGACGCCATCGGTCGCGTGGTCAGCAACACCGACCCGGACGGCAAGACCTCAAAGATCACCTACACGCCGTCCACCGGCCAGGCCACCAGCGTCACCGAGGAGAACTCGCTGGGGCACAAGCAGACCCGGGAGTTGGATCCGGGCCGCGCCGTCACGGTGAAGACCACCGACCTGAACAACCGGGTCAGCGAGGCGAAGTACGACGCGCTGGGCCGCCTCGTCGAGGCGTGGGGCCCCGGGCGTACCCCGTCGTCCGCTGCCGTCCCGGACTTCCGGGCCCAGTACGTCGTGCCCGCCGGGAAACCACCGGTCATCACCACCTTCAGCCGGGGGCACGAGAACCGGATCCAGACCTCCGTCACGATCTACGACGGCCTGGGCCGCGAACGGCAGACCCAGGAGGAGGCCACCGGCGGCGGCCGACTGATCACCGACACGGAGTACAACAGCTCCGGCGAGGTGTGGCGGACCAACAACGCGTACCTTGCCAACGGCTCGCCCGGCGGCCAACTGTTCACGCCGTTCGTGGACCCCGACAACCCCGGGCCCGTACCGAACGCCACCCTCTACACCTACGACGGCCTCGGCCGGGTCACCCAGGAACTGCCCGTCCTGAACGGCGTCGAACAGCCGAACCGGGCCACCCGCTACGTGTACGGCGCCGACCACTCCACAGTGGTCAACCCGGCGGGTGCGACCTCGTACCGGATGTTCACCGACGCCCTGGGCCGGACCACCCGGGTCGACACCTTCACCAACAGCGCCCGCACCGAGTTCACCAGCATGCGCTACCAGCACGACGCGCGTGGTCAGCTCGCGCAGGCCACCCACTCGGCCAGCCCGACCCGCCCGTGGACCTGGACGTACGACCAGCGCGGCCGGATGGACAGCTCCACCGACCCGGACTCCGGCACCACCCGGATCACGTACGACCACCGGGACCGGCAGCTGACCTCCACCAACGCCCGCGGCGTCACCGTCTGGAACGGCTACGACCAGCTGTCCCGCCCGACGTCTCAGCGGCTCGGCAGCAGCACCGGCACGCTCCTGGGTGAGTTCACCTACGACACCGTCGCCAATGGCAAGGGCCTGCCGGCCAGCGCCACCCGCTACACCGACGGCCTGCCGTACACCCAGCGGGTCAACAGCTACAGCGACGACTACCAGCCCACGTCGACGACCCTCACGCTGCCGCAGTCCATCGCCGACACCTGGGGGCTGCGGACCTCGTACACCTACGACAGCACCTACACCGACACCGGTCTGCCCGAGTCGTCGACCCTGCCCGCCGTCGGCAGCCTGCCGTCGGAGAAGCTCCTCGTCCGCTACACCAAGGACGGTCTGCCGCTCTCGGTGTCCGGCAACAACTGGTACGGCGCGGAGACCGTCTACTCGCCGTACGGGCAGGTGCTGCGCTCCACCCTCGGCGCCCAGCCGTACCGGGTGTGGACGATGGCCTCGTACGACGACGCGAGCGGCGCCCTCAACAGCCAGCAGGTCTACCGCGAGCAGACCGGCGACAAGAGCATCGTCGGCGGCAACCTCGTCTCCAACCGCTCCTACGCCTACGACGACGCCGGCAACGTCCTCGCGATCCGCGAGGAGGCGACCGGCATCGAGGAGCGGCAGTGCTTCCAGTACGCGCTCGGCCGGCTGAAGACGGCCTGGACCGCCAAGAACCAGGCGCTGTGCTCCCCGGGCCCGGTCAACACCGACGGCACCCTCAACGTGGCCGCCGGCACTGACAAGTCCGGCTACTGGCAGGAGTACGAGTACGACCTGCTCGGTAACCGCACCAAGCTGGTGGAGAAGGACCTGACCGGCGCCACCGCCAAGGACGCCACCACCACGTACACCTATGGCAAGGCCGACGGCAGCCAGCCGCGCACCCTCACCAAGGCCACCAAGAACTACCTCACCCCGGCCGGCGCCGCGATCACCGCAGCCGCCGAGCGGCTGTACGAGCTGACCGGCGAGACGAAGTCCGTCACCTCCCTGCAGAACGGTGACCAGCAGACCCTGTCGTGGACGTACGACGGCCAGGTCGAGCGGATCGCCGGCGAGGGCACCAAGGGCCGGAGCCCGTACGTCGGCCTGGCCGACAAGTGCCTCGACCTCAGCAACGGGCTCGCCGTCCCCAACCAGCCCCTGATGCTGTACCCGTGCAACGAGTCACCCGCGCAAAAGTGGGCCTTCGCCGCCACGCCCAACCAGAGCAACCCGAACCTGGGCACGCTGGCTGCGTACGACACCTGGTGTGTGCAGCCGGCCGCCAACACCGCGGGCTCGGTCTTCGCCGTGCAGAGCTGCACGGGCGCGGCGGGTCAGCAGGTGGAACGCCTGTCGACCGGTCAGCTCAAGCACACCGCCTCCGGCCTCTGCGTCGCCGTCAAGGACGCCGCGACCGCCGACGGCACGCCGATCGTGTTGGCGGCGTGCGCCACAGTGCCCGCGCAGCAGTGGGAGGCGCAGGACGAGACCCGGCACATCTACGGGCCGGGTGGCACGCGTCTGCTGACGATCCAGCAGCGGCAGGCCACCCTGAACCTGGGTGAGGCGCAGCTGACCGTGCAGCGGGGCGGGGTGCAGGTTTCCGTCCAGCGCTCGTACGCCGTGCCGGGTGGCACCGTGGTGCGTTACGCGAACCGTGCCGTCGCCGGCTCCCATCTGTTGGCCCTGGCCGGTGACCATCAGGGCAGCACGTATGCCGAGGTCGGCATGTACGACACGGCGATGCCGGTGCGGATCCGGAAACAGGATCCGTTCGGCAACCAGCGGGGCAGCGCTCCGCTCGCCGTCAACATGCAGAACAACACCGGTTTCCTCGGTGCGGTCCGTGATGACGCTTCGGGTTTCACCCCGCTTGGTGCGCGTCTGTACGACCCGACGGTGGGGCGGTTCCTGTCCGCGGACCCGGTCCTGGACCTGGCCGACCCGGCGCAGTCCAACGGGTACGCGTATGCCCACAACAATCCGGTGACCCACTCGGACCCGTCGGGTCTGTCGGTGGCGTTGACCGCGTCGGAGACGGCGGCGGCGTTGGCCGGTGCGGGTCTGTCGGCGGCGATGGTGTCGCAGGCGCAGGCGAACATGGGCCGGTCGCTGATGTCGGTGGTGCTCGACTCGGCCTGGTACATCCTCAAGGAGTTCATCGGCATCAACGACGCCATGAACTGCTTCGGCGGTGACATGTGGGCCTGCGGCAGCTTGATCATCGGGGCGATTCCGTGGGCCAAGCTCGGCAAGATCCCGGCGGTGATGCGGGCGGTCAACCGGACGATCGACGCGATCCAGGCGTGGCGGGCAGCGAAGCGGGCTGCTGAGGCGGTGCTGGCTGCCGCCCGGGCGGCGGAGACAGCCGCGTTGAACGCCAAGAAGCTGGCGATCGAGCGGGCGAAGAAGGCCGCGCAGGCAGCCAAGAAGAAGGCCGCCGACAAGGTCAACACGACGAGCAACAAGGCGACACAGGCGTCGAAGAAGACGGGTAACCCGGTCCAGAAACAGGCCCAGGCGAAGGGCAATCCGAAGGGATCGTCGGCCGGATCGAGCGGTGCCGGCAAGTCCGGCGGTAACAAGAGTTCCGGCGGTGCCGGCAAGGGCGACGCTAAGCCCGGTGGTGCGTCGGGTGCTTCCGGTCGCAGTAGTGGCGGTACCAGCGGAGGTGGCGGTGCCGGCAAGCCCGACGGCGAGTGCCTCACCAACAGTTTCGTGCCCGGCACCAAGGTGCTCATGGCCGACGGATCGACGAAGCCGATCGAGGATGTCGAGCCGGGTGACAAGGTCCAGGTGACTGATCCGGAGACGGGTCGGGTCGAGGTGGAGACGGTCACCGCCGCGATCACGGGTGAGGGTGTCAAGAACCTGGTGAAGGTCACCATCGACACCGACGGTGAGCAGGGGTCGGACACGGCCGAGGTCACGGCGACCGACGGTCACCCGTTCTGGGTGCCGGAGCTGAACGAGTGGGTCGACGCCACCGACCTGCGAACCGGCCAGATGCTGCGAACCAGCGCCGGCACCCTCGTGCAGATCACGGCAATCGAGCGCTGGACCACGGAGTGGGCTACCGTCCACAACCTCACCGTCGCCAACATCCACACGTACTATGTGATAGCCGGTGATGCACCGGTCCTCGTCCACAACTGCCGCGGCAAGGCAACGGTGCGTTGGGACGAAGATATGGAGCATGCCACGATTCGGGTAGAGGGTGGCGGCAGGTCGCTGGAGACTGAACAAGTAATCCCAGGATGGGATGGGGTAGGAAGCCCAAATGGTCTCCCGACGACGGGTGCGCGAGCGGAGTCACTTGGTCCAAACGTTATTGAGCGAACCTTCGATGTTCCTGACGTAGGAGCGGCCATGCGCGCACAGCAAAGCTCAATTGGAGCGGACCTCGGCGGCTATGACGGCATCCACAATAGTTGCGTAACATACTGCGTGTCGATTTTGCGAGCTGGTGGCGTGGATATACCAGCGGGAGCGCGAGGAATGGTTGCGCTCAAAAGGACTTTAGGCTAG
- a CDS encoding helix-turn-helix domain-containing protein: MLRAHLDPAALATAVGVDVKTVTRWLAGRVPHQRTRLAVADALGETEADLWPQTRPDQAPGAEATAEVVAAYAHRADIPHHVWAALLAGATSRIDLLGYAYPFLLELLPNTMQLITDKAANGARFRLAFADPDCPHVAERDALEQIGGTLPGRIRNALNFCEPLHGVPGVEIGLHTVHLYNSVFRFDHQMIVTPHLYRARGYQHPALHLRELSPHGIFAAHADQFEQIWQTTTAYPKETR, translated from the coding sequence ATGCTCCGCGCCCACCTCGACCCCGCCGCCCTCGCCACAGCCGTCGGTGTCGACGTCAAGACCGTCACCCGGTGGCTCGCCGGCCGCGTCCCGCACCAACGCACCCGCCTCGCCGTCGCCGACGCCCTCGGCGAGACCGAAGCCGACCTGTGGCCCCAGACCCGCCCCGACCAGGCACCGGGCGCGGAAGCCACCGCCGAGGTCGTCGCCGCCTACGCCCACCGCGCCGACATCCCCCACCACGTCTGGGCAGCCCTCCTCGCCGGCGCCACCAGCCGGATCGACCTGCTCGGCTACGCCTACCCGTTCCTCCTAGAGCTGCTGCCCAACACCATGCAACTCATCACCGACAAGGCCGCCAACGGCGCCCGGTTCCGGCTCGCATTCGCCGACCCCGACTGCCCGCACGTGGCTGAACGCGACGCCCTTGAACAGATCGGCGGCACTCTGCCTGGCCGGATCCGCAACGCCCTCAACTTCTGCGAACCCCTCCACGGCGTGCCAGGGGTGGAGATCGGCCTGCACACCGTGCACCTGTACAACTCGGTGTTCCGCTTCGACCACCAGATGATCGTCACCCCACACCTGTACCGCGCCCGCGGCTACCAACACCCCGCCCTGCACCTGCGCGAACTCTCCCCGCACGGCATCTTCGCCGCCCACGCCGACCAGTTCGAACAGATCTGGCAAACCACCACCGCCTACCCCAAGGAGACCCGGTGA
- a CDS encoding flavin reductase encodes MGWVSVHQPVRPQWICAGCGAAWPCRTRKRQLVAEFTGARVSLMLHLSAYLVQACEDLPHSPSGVLHARFLAWPRSAVLRSE; translated from the coding sequence GTGGGGTGGGTGTCGGTGCATCAGCCGGTACGGCCGCAGTGGATCTGCGCGGGGTGCGGCGCGGCGTGGCCGTGTCGGACACGCAAGCGGCAGCTCGTGGCGGAGTTCACCGGTGCGCGGGTGTCGCTGATGCTGCACCTGTCGGCGTACCTGGTGCAGGCGTGCGAGGACCTGCCGCACTCCCCGTCGGGGGTGTTGCACGCGCGGTTCCTCGCCTGGCCACGCTCGGCGGTGCTGCGCAGCGAGTAG
- a CDS encoding HNH/ENDO VII family nuclease, with amino-acid sequence MHNCGGKWTPTDVDGQRVYQRDDLVDPNYTSPKDKYGRTNLKRMQQGLAPMGPDDNPVVLHHMLQTQDGPLAELTQSMHQGWFRQLHINVGTRIPSGIDRDAFAVWKTAYWKSRAAGF; translated from the coding sequence GTGCACAACTGCGGCGGAAAATGGACACCAACAGATGTCGATGGGCAGCGCGTCTATCAGCGCGACGACTTGGTTGATCCGAATTACACTTCGCCGAAAGATAAATATGGCAGGACGAATTTGAAGCGGATGCAGCAGGGTCTCGCGCCAATGGGGCCGGACGATAACCCCGTAGTTCTTCACCATATGCTGCAGACCCAGGATGGCCCACTCGCCGAACTAACTCAATCGATGCATCAGGGCTGGTTCCGACAACTTCATATCAACGTTGGAACTCGTATACCGAGTGGCATCGACCGCGATGCGTTCGCCGTGTGGAAGACTGCGTACTGGAAGAGTCGTGCGGCCGGATTTTAG